One Amycolatopsis thermophila DNA segment encodes these proteins:
- the purS gene encoding phosphoribosylformylglycinamidine synthase subunit PurS — protein sequence MARVVVDVMPKPEILDPQGQAVAGALPRLGFTGVTSVRQGKHFELEVDDSVDDETLAKIAEGFLANPVIEEWTVRRLS from the coding sequence GTGGCCCGTGTGGTGGTTGACGTCATGCCCAAGCCCGAGATCCTCGACCCGCAAGGTCAGGCCGTCGCCGGGGCGCTGCCGCGGCTCGGCTTCACCGGGGTCACCTCGGTGCGCCAGGGCAAGCACTTCGAGCTCGAGGTCGACGACTCGGTCGACGACGAGACGCTCGCCAAGATCGCCGAGGGCTTCCTCGCCAACCCGGTGATCGAGGAATGGACCGTGCGGAGGCTCTCGTGA